A segment of the Patescibacteria group bacterium genome:
GAACTTTTGGTGGTTATTGCTATTATCGGAATTTTAGCCTCAATTGTCTTGGTTTCTTTAGGGGGAGCAAGGGCAAAAGCCAGAGATGCCAGAATCACTGCCGCCATGGCCCAGATGCGAACTAAGGCCGAATTAATTAATGCAGCAGAAGGTAGTTACACAAATTTAGCCTGTATTTATGATACAGAGATAGGGGCTCTTTGTGATGACGTTGATAAGCAGTGCCCTAGTGGAACATCAGGGTGCGGAGGGGATGATGCAGCAGCAGGAACTGAGGATGTAACAGCCCAAGCTGTCTCTGGAGAATACTGTGTTTATACGCCCCTGAATGTTCAATACGGTGGAAGTAACGACTTTTACTGTATAGACAGCACAGGAAGAGCTGGTAATACTGTTACCGACCCCAGCACAACTTGTGGTGGAGGCTTACCAGTTACCTACGTTTGTCCTACTATAAGGTAGTTAATAGTTGAAAAACTCCTATTTATTTAATTTAATAATCCAAATTTGTTAGAAACTCTGGGCTCTGAATTTAAAAAGCATCAGGGTTATTCGGTTTAAAATAATGCTATTTTTCTTTAGGAAATTTAACGGTTTTATTTTATTTAAAAATCAGAAATTTTTGATTGGCTTTACTTTAATTGAACTTTTGATAGTCATTGCTATTATTGGGCTTTTAGCTAGTATTGCTTCGGTCGCCG
Coding sequences within it:
- a CDS encoding type II secretion system protein, coding for MAKKKGFTLIELLVVIAIIGILASIVLVSLGGARAKARDARITAAMAQMRTKAELINAAEGSYTNLACIYDTEIGALCDDVDKQCPSGTSGCGGDDAAAGTEDVTAQAVSGEYCVYTPLNVQYGGSNDFYCIDSTGRAGNTVTDPSTTCGGGLPVTYVCPTIR